In Ficedula albicollis isolate OC2 unplaced genomic scaffold, FicAlb1.5 N00786, whole genome shotgun sequence, a single window of DNA contains:
- the LOC101815252 gene encoding 1-acyl-sn-glycerol-3-phosphate acyltransferase alpha-like: protein GLNPPFPPRIIRGLMQHVKRLYGIRMVVRGTHNFPPRQPYVVVSNHQSSLDLLGMMEVLPDRCVPIAKRELLYMGAVGVVCWLGGIIFIDRKRTHDAISVMAEAAHTMLSQDVRVWVFPEGTRNHSGSMLPFKRGAFHLAVQAQVRRRGRCGVVMGQLRGGYRVFMGWLWGRCLIQVLPPLPTLGLCPADVPALTERVRAAMLSAFQRLSAELQGDRPSDQQSDRPSDRGDGHSDQQSDPKDTQSDHKDAQSDHRSDWRSDRRDTPSAKLQSDRGNDRQSDQQSEHRDGLSDPKDSQSDHRDNLNDYRSDRRDTQSDRVSDHQSDRQRPAVTKSDPQHPTATQSDPQSSPDPWSDPQCATVTKSDHEDGQSDPQSDPQSDPQSPQ, encoded by the exons gggctgAACCCCCCGTTCCCCCCCAGGATCATCCGGGGGCTGATGCAGCACGTCAAGCGTCTCTACGGGATCCGCATGGTGGTGAGGGGCACCCACAACTTCCCCCCGCGGCAGCCCTACGTGGTGGTCAGCAACCACCAGAGCTCGCTGGACCTGCTGG GGATGATGGAGGTGCTCCCGGACCGCTGCGTGCCCATCGCCAAGCGCGAGCTGCTGTACATGGGCGCCGTGGGCGTGGTCTGCTGGCTCGGGGGCATCATCTTCATCGACCGCAAGCGCACCCACGACGCCATCAGCGTCATGGCCGAGGCTGCGCACACCATGCTGAGCCAGGAC gtgcGGGTGTGGGTGTTCCCCGAGGGGACGCGCAACCACAGCGGCTCCATGCTGCCCTTCAAGCGCGGCGCCTTCCACCTGGCGGTGCAGGCACAGGTGCGGCGGCGGGGCAGGTGTGGGGTGGTTATGGGGCAGTTACGGGGTGGTTATAGGGTGTTTATGGGGTGGTTGTGGG GCCGCTGCCTGATCCAGGTGCTGccccccctgcccaccctgggcCTGTGTCCGGCCGACGTTCCCGCGCTGACCGAGCGCGTCCGCGCCGCCATGCTGAGCGCCTTCCAGCGGCTCTCGGCCGAGCTGCAGGGTGACCGCCCGAGTGACCAACAGAGTGACCGCCCGAGTGACCGCGGGGACGGCCACAGTGACCAGCAGAGTGACCCCAAGGACACCCAGAGTGACCACAAGGACGCCCAGAGTGACCACAGGAGCGACTGGAGGAGTGACCGCAGGGACACCCCGTCGGCCAAGCTGCAGAGTGACCGAGGGAATGACCGACAGAGTGACCAGCAGAGCGAGCACAGGGATGGCCTGAGTGACCCCAAGGACAGCCAGAGTGACCACAGGGACAACTTGAATGACTACAGGAGTGACcgcagggacacccagagcgACCGCGTGAGTGACCACCAGAGCGACCGCCAGCGTCCAGCAGTGACCAAGAGtgacccccagcaccccacGGCCACCCAGAGTgacccccagagctccccagacCCCTGGAGTGACCCCCAGTGTGCAACGGTGACCAAGAGTGACCACGAGGATGGCCAGAGTGACCCCCAGAGTGACCCCCAGAGTGACCCCCAGAGCCCGCAGTGA